One region of Polyodon spathula isolate WHYD16114869_AA unplaced genomic scaffold, ASM1765450v1 scaffolds_906, whole genome shotgun sequence genomic DNA includes:
- the LOC121309151 gene encoding transcription activator BRG1 isoform X2, which translates to MSTPDPPMGSTPRPGPSPGPGPSPGAMMGPSPGPSPGSAHSMMGPSPGPPPAGHPQGPSAYPQENMHQMHKPMDSMHEKVLPDDPRYSQMKVMGMRPGPHSGMGPPPSPMDQHSQGYPSPLGGSEHAPSPVPANGPPSGPLMPQGPGGAPLDGVDPQNMGQQNRGGPTPFNQNQLHQLRAQIMAYKMLARGQQLPDHLQMAVQGKRPMPGMQSQMPSLPPPSVPGAGPGQGPGPTPSNYNRPHAGMVGPNMPPPGPSGLPPGMQGQPLNGPPKPWAEGPMVNAAAPTSTPQKLIPPQPTGRPSPAPPSVPPAASPVMPPQTQSPGQPVQPPSMVQLHQKQNRITPIQKPRGLDPVEILQEREYRLQARIAHRILELENLPGSLAGDLRTKATIELKALRLLSFQRQLRQDVVVCMRRDTALETALNAKAYKRSKRQSLREARITEKLEKQQKIEQERKRRQKHQEYLNSILQHAKDFKEYHRSITGKIQKLTKAVATYHANTEREQKKENERIEKERMRRLMAEDEEGYRKLIDQKKDKRLAYLLQQTDEYVANLTELVRAHKAAQVLKDKKKKKKKKKVEVPEGQTAALGPDGEPLDETSQMSDLPVKVIHVDSGKILTGADAPKAGQLDAWLEMNPGYEVALRSDSEDSGSEEEEEEEEEEQPPPQPSQSAVEEKKISDPDCEEVSEVYVRHILDNAKQDVDDEYGSAAFARGLQSYYAVAHAVTERVDKQSSLLVNGQLKQYQVKGLEWLVSLYNNNLNGILADEMGLGKTIQTIALITYLMENKRINGPFLIIVPLSTLSNWVYEFDKWGPSVVKVSYKGSPAARRAFVPQLRSGKFNVLLTTYEYIIKDKQILAKIRWKYMIVDEGHRMKNHHCKLTQVLNTHYLAPRRLLLTGTPLQNKLPELWALLNFLLPTIFKSCSTFEQWFNAPFAMTGEKVDLNEEETILIIRRLHKVLRPFLLRRLKKEVEAQLPEKVEYVIKCDMSALQRVLYRHMQAKGVLLTDGSEKDKKGKGGTKTLMNTIMQLRKICNHPYMFQHIEESFSEHLGFSGGIVQGPDLYRASGKFEVLDRILPKLRATNHKVLLFCQMTSLMTIMEDYFAYRNFKYLRLDGTTKAEDRGMLLKTFNDPSSQYFVFLLSTRAGGLGLNLQSADTVVIFDSDWNPHQDLQAQDRAHRIGQQNEVRVLRLCTVNSVEEKILAAAKYKLNVDQKVIQAGMFDQKSSSHERRAFLQAILEHEEQDEVGSQGVWRSGGVWEEDEVPDDETVNQMIARSEEEFDHFMRMDMDRRREEARNPKRKPRLMEEDELPTWIMKDDAEVERLTCEEEEEKMFGRGSRQRKEVDYSDSLTEKQWLKAIEEGTLEEIEEEVRHKKTTRKRKRDPDLAAPPAPAPTPTTSTRSREKDEDSKKQKKRGRPPAEKLAPNPPNLTKKMKKIVEAVIKYKESNNGRQLSEVFIQLPSRKELPEYYELIRKPVDFKKIKERIRNHKYRSLSDLEKDVMLLCQNAQTFNLEGSLIYEDSIVLQSVFTSVRQKIEKEEESDGEDSEEEEEVEDEGSESESRSVKVKIKLGRKEKSQERGKGRRRPSRGSRARPVVSDDDSEEEQEEERSASGSEDD; encoded by the exons ATGTCGACTCCGGACCCCCCAATGGGAAGCACCCCCCGGCCTGGCCCCTCCCCTGGGCCTGGCCCCTCCCCGGGTGCCATGATGGGTCCCAGCCCCGGCCCTTCTCCGGGCTCCGCGCACAGCATGATGGGTCCCAGCCCGGGGCCCCCACCCGCAGGGCACCCCCAGGGCCCTTCCGCGTACCCTCAGGAGAACATGCATCAGATGCACAAG CCGATGGACTCCATGCACGAGAAGGTCCTGCCTGACGACCCTCGCTACAGCCAGATGAAGGTAATGGGGATGAGGCCGGGCCCTCACAGCGGGATGGGGCCCCCTCCAAGCCCCATGGACCAGCACTCGCAAG GCTACCCCTCCCCTCTCGGAGGATCCGAGCATGCCCCCAGCCCCGTACCCGCCAACGGGCCCCCATCGGGCCCCCTGATGCCCCAGGGCCCGGGTGGGGCTCCCCTGGATGGAGTAGACCCCCAGAACATGGGCCAGCAGAACCGAGGCGGCCCGACCCCGTTCAACCAGAACCAGCTGCACCAGCTCCGCGCCCAGATCATGGCTTACAAGATGCTGGCACGCGGGCAGCAGCTGCCTGATCACCTCCAGATGGCAGTCCAGGGGAAGAGGCCCATGCCGGGGATGCAGTCGCAGATGCCAAGCCTACCTCCTCCCAGCGTTCCTGGGGCTGGACCTGGGCAAGGGCCTGGCCCCACCCCCTCCAACTACAACAGACCTCACG CAGGAATGGTTGGACCCAACATGCCTCCTCCGGGACCCTCTGGGCTCCCCCCAGGGATGCAGGGCCAGCCCCTCAATGGACCCCCCAAACCCTGGGCAGAAG GACCCATGGTGAACGCTGCAGCCCCGACCAGCACCCCTCAGAAGCTGATCCCTCCCCAGCCGACAGGCCGCCCCTCTCCCGCTCCCCCCTCCGTACCACCTGCTGCCTCCCCCGTCATGCCCCCTCAGACCCAGTCCCCCGGCCAGCCGGTCCAGCCCCCGTCCATGGTGCAGCTGCACCAGAAACAGAACCGCATTACTCCCATCCAGAAACCCCGGGGCCTGGACCCTGTGGAGATCCTGCAGGAGCGGGAGTACAG GCTGCAGGCGCGCATTGCACACCGGATTCTGGAACTGGAAAACCTCCCAGGATCGCTGGCAGGAGACCTGAGGACCAAAGCAACCATCGAACTGAAAGCACTGAGGCTGCTCAGCTTTCAGAGACAG ttgcgACAGGACGTGGTGGTGTGCATGCGCAGAGACACTGCCTTGGAGACCGCGCTCAACGCCAAGGCTTACAAGCGCAGCAAGAGGCAGAGCCTCCGCGAGGCGCGCATcacagagaaactggagaagcaGCAGAAGATTGAGCAGGAGCGCAAACGCAGGCAGAAGCACCAG GAATATCTCAACAGCATTCTCCAGCACGCCAAGGATTTCAAAGAGTACCACCGCTCCATCACCGGCAAGATCCAGAAGCTGACCAAAGCCGTGGCCACGTACCACGCCAACACGGAGCGCGAGCAGAAGAAGGAGAACGAGCGGATCGAGAAGGAGAGGATGAGGAGGCTGATG GCTGAGGATGAGGAGGGCTACCGGAAGCTGATTGACCAGAAGAAGGACAAGCGCCTGGCTTACCTGCTCCAGCAGACTGACGAGTACGTGGCGAACCTGACAGAGCTCGTGCGCGCGCACAAGGCCGCCCAGGTGCTCAaggacaagaagaagaagaagaaaaagaag AAGGTAGAAGTCCCAGAAGGTCAGACTGCAGCTCTGGGTCCAGACGGGGAG CCTCTGGACGAAACCAGTCAAATGAGTGACCTCCCAGTGAAGGTTATCCATGTGGACAGTGGCAAGATCCTGACGGGCGCCGACGCCCCCAAAGCTGGACAGCTGGATGCCTGGCTGGAGATGAATCCGGG CTACGAAGTTGCTCTGAGGTCCGACAGCGAGGACAGCGGCTccgaagaggaggaggag gaggaagaggaggaacaGCCTCCTCCACAGCCCAGCCAGTCCGCTGTGGAAGAGAAGAAGATCTCAGACCCAGACTGTGAGGAAGTGTCCGAGGTCTACGTCAGGCACATCCTCGA CAATGCCAAGCAGGATGTGGACGATGAGTACGGCTCTGCCGCTTTCGCCCGCGGGCTGCAGTCTTACTACGCTGTCGCTCACGCCGTCACCGAGAGAGTGGACAAGCAGTCTTCACTCCTCGTCAACGGACAGCTCAAGCAGTACCAG GTGAAGGGTCTGGAGTGGCTGGTGTCTCTCTACAACAACAACCTCAACGGCATCCTGGCTGACGAGATGGGCCTGGGGAAGACGATCCAGACCATCGCTTTAATCACTTACCTCATGGAGAACAAGCGCATCAACGGGCCCTTCCTGATCATCGTACCTCTCTc AACGCTCTCGAACTGGGTTTATGAGTTTGATAAGTGGGGCCCCTCGGTGGTGAAGGTCTCCTACAAG GGCTCCCCGGCTGCGAGGAGAGCCTTCGTCCCTCAGCTTCGCAGCGGGAAGTTCAACGTGCTCCTCACCACTTACGAGTATATCATCAAGGACAAGCAAATCCTAGCCAAG ATCCGCTGGAAGTACATGATCGTGGACGAGGGTCACCGCATGAAGAACCACCACTGCAAGCTGACCCAGGTCCTCAACACTCACTACCTGGCTCCCCGGCGCCTCCTGCTGACCGGCACCCCACTGCAGAACAAGCTGCCCGAGCTCTGGGCTCTGCTCAACTTCCTCCTGCCCACCATCTTCAAGAGCTGCAGCACGTTCGAGCAGTGGTTCAATGCCCCCTTCGCCATGACCGGAGAAAAG GTGGATCTGAATGAAGAGGAGACCATCCTGATTATTCGCCGTCTCCACAAGGTGTTGCGCCCCTTCCTGCTGCGCAGGCTTAAGAAGGAGGTGGAGGCACAGCTCCCTGAGAAG GTGGAGTACGTGATTAAGTGTGACATGTCAGCGTTGCAGAGAGTCCTCTACAGACACATGCAGGCCAAGGGCGTGCTGCTGACCGATGGCTCCGAGAAGGACAAGAAG GGGAAGGGTGGGACGAAGACCCTGATGAACACCATCATGCAGCTGAGGAAGATCTGTAATCACCCGTACATGTTCCAGCACATTGAG GAATCCTTCTCCGAGCACTTGGGCTTCAGTGGTGGAATTGTGCAGGG ACCCGATCTGTACCGTGCCTCAGGCAAGTTCGAGGTGCTGGACCGCATCCTCCCGAAACTACGAGCCACCAATCACAAGGTGCTGCTGTTCTGTCAGATGACCTCGCTGATGACCATCATGGAAGACTACTTCGCTTACCGCAACTTTAAATACCTCAGACTGGATG GAACCACTAAAGCTGAAGATCGTGGGATGCTGCTGAAGACCTTCAACGACCCCAGCTCCCAGTACTTCGTGTTCCTGCTCAGCACTCGCGCCGGAGGGCTGGGGCTCAATCTGCAGTCTGCCGACACGGTCGTCATCTTCGACAGCGACTGGAACCCCCACCAG GATCTCCAGGCCCAGGACCGCGCTCACCGCATCGGGCAGCAGAACGAGGTGCGAGTCCTGCGCCTGTGCACGGTCAACAGTGTGGAGGAGAAGATCCTGGCCGCAGCCAAGTACAAGCTGAACGTGGACCAGAAAGTCATCCAGGCGGGCATGTTCGACCAGAAATCCAGCAGCCACGAGCGGCGCGCCTTCCTGCAGGCCATCCTGGAGCACGAGGAGCAGGACGAGGTCGGGAGCCAGGGGGTGTGGCGCTCCGGGGGGGTGTGG GAAGAGGACGAGGTCCCGGATGACGAGACTGTGAACCAGATGATTGCACGCAGCGAGGAGGAGTTCGATCACTTCATG CGCATGGACATGGACCGGCGACGCGAGGAGGCCCGTAACCCGAAACGCAAGCCCCGTCTGATGGAGGAGGACGAGCTGCCCACCTGGATCATGAAGGACGACGCGGAGGTGGAGCGGCTGACctgcgaggaggaggaggagaagatgTTCGGCCGCGGCTCCCGGCAACGCAAGGAGGTCGACTACAGCGACTCGCTGACCGAGAAGCAGTGGCTCAAG GCGATCGAGGAAGGAACGCTGGAGGAGATCGAGGAGGAGGTGCGGCACAAGAAGACGACCCGGAAGAGGAAGCGCGACCCGGACCTGGCAGCGCCCCCCGCGcccgcccccacccccaccacgaGCACCCGCAGCCGCGAGAAGGACGAGGACAGCAAGAAGCAGAAAAAGCGTGGGCGCCCCCCTGCGGAGAAGCTCGCCCCGAACCCGCCCAACCTTACCAAGAAGATGAAGAAGATCGTGGAGGCGGTCATCAAGTACAAGGAGAG CAACAACGGACGGCAGCTGAGCGAGGTCTTCATCCAGCTCCCGTCACGCAAAGAGCTGCCAGAATACTACGAGCTGATCCGCAAACCCGTGGACTTCAAGAAGATCAag GAGCGAATCCGGAATCACAAGTACCGCAGCCTCAGTGACCTGGAGAAGGACGTCATGCTGCTGTGTCAGAACGCACAGACCTTCAACCTGGAGGGGTCGctg ATCTACGAAGACTCCATCGTGCTGCAGTCCGTGTTCACCAGCGTGCGCCAGAAGATCGAGAAAGAGGAGGAGAGCGACGGGGAGGAcagcgaggaggaggaagaggtggaGGATGAAGGATCGGAGTCCGAGT CCCGTTCTGTGAAGGTCAAGATCAAGCTGGGCCGCAAGGAGAAGAGCCAGGAGAGGGGCAAAGGCCGGCGCCGCCCGAGCCGGGGGTCCAGAGCCAGGCCGGTGGTCAGCGACGACGACAgcgaggaggagcaggaggag gagCGCTCTGCCAGCGGCAGTGAAGATGATTGA